From Ipomoea triloba cultivar NCNSP0323 chromosome 5, ASM357664v1, the proteins below share one genomic window:
- the LOC116020781 gene encoding F-box protein At-B, translating into MDSTGNKFPGDEGSRGSWHWSLERLPDSIINELLLKLDLESLCTAACVSRTLRSAVSQVLASRSSLDLSAFYPDSETLQSILGRLKGVKSLTIDCLRVDDFSFINALGAQIQELNLFKCSSRSHHILGTIGHRCPNLRVLLIEIAWQRIPQLIKSLVVMVKNISYLESLSLKIHGTAVDVYDFQPLYHSLPTTLKTLKLLPVHEKHFIHSILKFRDDRHLLVPVPSFSNPLHSHGACFNLRNLSLVLHTISDELMFSIVESLPCLVELDLEDRPYLEPQMPGDLSNIGLQSLGALQYLTTLSIIRSRIILPVSFKRVNDLGMFILVENCRGLESVKLGGFSKVTDAGFSSILHSCQKLKKFEVRNASLLSDLAFHDMQKVASSLVELRLLSCNLLTSEALEELSSFAKLEVLDMSGCRSIANPCLSYISSLSTLTNLTLAGADISDDGLAIFGRGSSSAMITRLCLKGCKRISEKGIHKLFHGEGKIGNKLLFLDISYMPGISDAAIATVTSAAKALTDLCMRYCFFVTNAAVKMLASRGTLHDGSARLRRLDLCHCSGLSNDLIHILDKSSFPGLHWLGLGSTALKTRKDDFEVMFSMRPWLTVCFDDCELGCHDGWMV; encoded by the exons atggATTCGACCGGAAATAAGTTCCCCGGCGACGAAGGGAGTAGGGGCAGCTGGCATTGGTCGTTGGAGAGGCTGCCGGACAGTATAATCAACGAACTCCTGCTAAAGCTGGACTTGGAATCTCTCTGCACCGCAGCTTGTGTGTCCCGGACCCTCCGCTCCGCTGTCTCTCAAGTTCTTGCTTCTCGTTCCTCTCTCGATCTCTCT GCATTTTATCCAGACTCCGAGACTTTGCAAAGTATTCTAGGTAGGCTCAAGGGGGTCAAGAGCTTAACCATTGATTGCCTTCGTGTggatgatttttcttttatcaacGCCCTGGGAGCACAAATCCAGGAACTAAATTTGTTCAAGTGTTCCTCACGATCACATCATATTCTTGGCACAATTGGGCATAGGTGCCCAAACTTAAG GGTCCTTTTAATAGAAATTGCATGGCAGAGAATACCACAACTTATCAAGAGCCTAGTAGTAATGGTTAAAAACATTTCCTATCTGGAG TCTCTATCCTTAAAAATTCATGGGACTGCAGTTGATGTCTATGATTTTCAACCTCTTTACCATTCTCTACCCACAACTCTCAAAACATTGAAGTTACTTCCAGTGCATGAAAAGCATTTTATCCATTCCATACTTAAGTTCAGAGATGACAGACACCTTTTGGTACCTGTACCCAGTTTTAGCAATCCTCTACACTCCCACGGCGCTTGCTTCAATTTGAGAAATTTGTCACTTGTGTTACATACTATTTCTGATGAACTTATGTTCTCTATTGTCGAGTCTCTTCCATGCTTGGTTGAACTGGATCTTGAAGACAGGCCATACTTGGAGCCACAGATGCCTGGTGACCTAAGCAATATCGGACTTCAGTCTCTTGGTGCCTTGCAATACCTGACCACCCTCTCAATTATACGTAGCAGAATAATCCTTCCTGTTTCATTTAAAAGAGTAAATGATTTGGGGATGTTTATTCTTGTTGAGAATTGCAGAGGCTTGGAATCAGTGAAACTTGGTGGGTTTTCTAAAGTTACTGATGCCGGTTTCTCATCAATTCTACATTCATGCCAGAAGTTGAAGAAATTTGAAGTTCGCAATGCATCACTTCTGTCAGACTTGGCCTTTCATGATATGCAGAAGGTTGCTAGTTCCCTTGTTGAGTTAAGGTTATTGTCATGTAATCTTCTAACAAGTGAAGCTCTCGAGGAACTGTCATCTTTTGCTAAATTGGAAGTGCTTGACATGTCTGGGTGCAGAAGTATTGCAAACCCCTGCCTTAGCTACATATCAAGCCTTAGTACACTCACAAATTTAACTTTAGCTGGTGCTGATATTAGTGACGATGGTCTGGCTATTTTTGGTAGAGGAAGCTCATCGGCGATGATTACACGTTTATGCCTTAAAGGTTGTAAGAGAATTTCTGAAAAGGGAATTCACAAGTTATTTCATGGCGAAGGGAAAATTGGCAACAAATTATTGTTTCTGGATATTAGCTACATGCCTGGAATATCTGATGCTGCAATTGCAACAGTTACTTCTGCTGCTAAAGCATTAACCGATCTATGTATGAGGTATTGCTTTTTTGTGACTAATGCTGCAGTGAAAATGTTAGCGTCAAGGGGAACATTGCATGATGGAAGTGCTCGACTTCGAAGACTTGATCTTTGTCACTGCTCAGGATTGTCAAATGATTTAATACACATTCTTGATAAGTCTTCATTCCCCGGTTTGCACTGGCTTGGCCTTGGTTCTACTGCCTTGAAGACTAGAAAAGACGACTTTGAAGTGATGTTCAGTATGCGGCCATGGCTAACAGTGTGTTTTGATGACTGTGAATTGGGATGCCATGATGGATGGATGGTTTAG
- the LOC116020782 gene encoding COP9 signalosome complex subunit 6a-like → MASSSSSGLTFKLHPLVILNISDHYTRVKSQSQPPPPHSAPNGADPSSPAAAPPRVFGCVIGVQRGRTVEIFNSFELLYDPVTHSLDRGFLEKKQELYKKVFPNFYILGWYSTGSDAQESDMHIHKALMDINESPVYVLLNPSINHAQKDLPVTIYESELHVIDGIPQLIFVHASYTIETVEAERISVDHVAHLKPSDGGSAATQLAAHLTGIHSAIKMLNSRIRVLHHYLLAMQKGEIPSENSLLRQVSSLLRRLPAIESEKFQDDFLMEYNDTLLVTYLAMFTNCSSTMNDLVDKFNTAYDRHSRRGGRTSFI, encoded by the exons ATGGCTTCATCGTCGAGCAGCGGCTTAACCTTCAAACTCCACCCGCTAGTTATACTCAACATTTCGGATCACTACACCCGGGTCAAGTCCCAGTCCCAACCTCCACCTCCCCACTCCGCCCCCAACGGCGCCGACCCCTCCTCCCCCGCCGCCGCTCCCCCTAGGGTTTTCGGATGCGTCATCGGCGTTCAGCGAGGCCGCACCGTTGAGATCTTCAACAGCTTCGAGCTTCTCTATGATCCCGTTACTCACTCGCTCGACCGTGGCTTCCTCGAGAAGAAACAAGAGCTTT ATAAGAAGGTGTTTCCCAACTTTTACATACTGGGATGGTACTCAACTGGGAGTGACGCGCAGGAATCAGATATGCACATTCACAAAGCT CTGATGGATATCAATGAAAGCCCAGTATATGTTCTTCTTAACCCCTCTATCAATCATGCACAGAAGGATTTGCCTGTCACTATATATGAAAGTG AGCTGCATGTGATTGATGGGATCCCACAGCTTATTTTTGTCCATGCAAGCTACACTATTGAG ACGGTTGAAGCTGAACGAATTTCTGTGGATCATGTTGCACATCTTAAACCCTCGGATGGAGGTTCTGCTGCTACTCAAT TGGCTGCTCATCTTACCGGCATACATAGTGCTATCAAAATGCTAAATAGTAGAATCAGAGTGCTTCACCACTATCTTCTTGCTATGCAAAAAG GTGAAATTCCTTCTGAGAATTCATTGCTAAGGCAGGTCTCTAGTCTCTTGAGAAGATTACCAGCAATAGAGTCAGAGAAATTCCAAGATGATTTCTTGATG GAATATAATGATACCTTATTAGTGACTTACCTGGCAATGTTCACCAACTGCTCAAG CACAATGAACGATCTGGTCGACAAATTCAACACTGCATACGATAGGCACAGCAGGAGAGGCGGACGAACTTCTTTTATTTGA